AGCATcatttaggaagctgccttataccggtccattttagcccagtattgtcgacactgactggcagcagcagctctccagggtttcaggcaggagtttttccagccctacctggagatgctggggattgaacctgggaccttctgcataccaaGTGGGGGCTCTACTGTACAAGCTACGCCACATCCCTCATGAACTAAGAGGGGTGGACCTGGAAGGAAGTCCGGTCTGTAGCCCAAATCCTGCCCGCTTTTCTAAAATGCCAAGAGATCTATTTGTTGCTAAATGTCTTTTGTTCCCTACCGGGaaaaggagggagaagagaatcGGGGTGATTCCAGACAAGACATTTACTGTGCaattgtcctgccttgttcagaGGATTTTACAGTGGGGCCAGACGACGAGGTCTCACATTTATAACCTTCCCATGCTTTCCACCATTTTGCTAGCAAAAGGTCCCGGGTTTgaccccccagcatctccaggtaagcctgggggggaaaaaaaccctgcctgaaaccccagagagccactgcccgTTTTTTAGTGAGTTTTGTTGTCGTTTAGATCAAAGCCAAACGATGGTAGAAGCCGCCCCTGAGCTGTggcgagggcggggggggggcataaagAAATGGCCGGAGCAACACCAGCGGCAGGGGGATGAATTCCGAAGTGCGAGCGCTCGTTACAGCGGTCCACAACGGCAGGCAGCGGTGTGGATCCATAGCAACAAAGCCATTCTAGCGGCGGTGATCtgctaggagcaggtcttttgtaaagcaaatggctgaattgcccattcaagccGCCCCAAAAGGCTTTGCGTTACAACAGGGGGACAAGGCGTTGACGCTGGGAAAGTTCCCTTCCTTGCAGCTAGCTACTGAGAGGGTTGCAAGTTTAAGCTTGGAGGGAACAGGGATTtctaaggggtgggggtgggggtgggcggatgacatcagcatccctgctaataaaaacacGTGCTGGTGCTGCTTTCTTGCAAGCCCTGGGTCCGCTGTGCCACTGAGCGACAGGCCTTTGCCCAGTCAGTTCCCCACCCAGCACGGACGCCTGCTTGCACGTGGACCATAGCTGGACCGGGGCAAATGGGTTTGGCCTATATATGGGTGCTCTCCATGACGAATGCACCCATGTGCCCTCTGCACCAAAGATGCCTACATCTTCGGAGCCATTTGGGGGCAGATACCGGAGGCTTGAGGCGCCGGCACATCCCTCTCTTCATGCCCAAGCGATACCTCACCTGTCAGCTTCCTCAGCAGTGATTTTCTTCTCGGCAGCCTCCAGGGTGGACGCCAAAGACGAGTTGGTTTGCTCCAGTCTGTGCTGCGCCAGGATCGTGTCTGCAGATGTGTTCAGGGGCCTCATTGAAAGGGGCACCCCAAAGCTCAAGGCCGGCTTGCTGCCTAGCCCTAGCTTCACGGCGTAGGGGCCTGTCGCCTCTGGCCCCGTCTCTGCCGTGGCCCAGGGGGCAACTGTGTTGCGGGAGTTCTGGAGGACTTGTTGGTAGATGGTCTTTGGTCCAGAAAATACCAGCTTGGTCGAAGCGACGGACGTGTGCTTGGCCAGCGGGTCTGAAAGGAGAGATCGGGGCTCAGTGTCCTGCCTGATGCTGGCCAGTCTGCAACGTGTCCCATAGAGTGAGGCGAGCACAGCTTCCCCAACATGCCACCGGCCTGTAACGGCAGGCTTCCCTGCCTTCGACATCGTAGGCCTCTTCCCCATTCCCCAAGAGAGAAATCACAAAGTCTGTCTCGGATTCCCACAGCTCACTTGGGAGTACAGTGGCCCCTGCCAGGCTACGGATGCAGCCCCATCCCATGGATTAAGGGAGGGTCAAGGCCATTTGTCTGCAGGCTGTGGAAGGAAGAGttaggggaggcccttctcttatttttgcatttctctaCAGCAGGGGTTTTGAACCTCAGGCTCGTGGGccacatgtggtcctccagaattCACCCTCTGGCCACaccctcttcccctggcccctccccctttccctcgaCCACCAGTTGTCCGgctccccagcttttgtgcagttctcccCATTCGTGCGGGATGAAAATCCTCTCCTAAGGCAGTAACCTAAATCCTCTCCTAAGTTTTGCCCTGGCCCCTTTCGCCTTCACAGTCTCCTGCCCTGCTGGGGCTGGAAAAGCCGtctgttctctttctctccctcagaGGGAGACCAGAGCGGCCCTTGCAAAAGCCCTTCCTGCatcatctccccaccctccctgctGTGGCCTGCCAACCCAGTCCGATCTCCCCGTCTGTCGACCTGCATCGCTCTTCCACCCACCTGAAGGCACTCAAAGCGGCGCTCACCCAGTTCTTTCCCAGCTCTAATGGGCTGCACGGGGAGCGTCTGGAATAGCCTTgcatggcctccctccctcccgtcccTGCCAGAAAGGTGGGCTCAAGGCCAGCACGCCGGCACCTTTTGCCCTTTGAGGGGGGGAGACTTAGAATGTTTCCGACTCCAGCAAAGAGGCCAAATTCTGCCACTTCTCTGCTTGCCCACAGGCAACCGCTAGTCTCCCAGCCAAGCGACACAGCCTGCAGCTTTGCCCATTGCCTACCAGTCGCTGTAGCTGCCGTCTTCTGCTGGACCAATCCCCCGTGCCTCTCCATCTGCAGTGGTACTGGGTTGGCTGGTTTCAAAGAGACTGGCGGCTTCTTGATCCCCCTCTCCAGAGACAGGATGCTTTTCTCTATCTCTGCGATCTGGAACTCCATGCTGTTGTCCTCCAAAGCATCCCCAGCGGGCAGTGGCGGCTCCAGCACGTGCAGCGAAGGCCCACTGATGCTTACTGTCTGCGCCTGGGCGTATTGTGGGGCCGGGGCTGTCGCGGCTGGGCCGGGGGGCGCCGCCACCCCAAAGGCTTTCAGCACCTTCTGGAGGGGCTCCCGCTCTTTGCACCTGGGCCTCCTTTTGACTGTGTCGGATTCTGTCAGATTGAACTCCAAGGCAGAGCTCTCTTGGGCTGGGAGCCCCGGTTGCTCTTCCCCACTGGGCTGAGCTTGGGGGGAGTCCGAGTCTGGCGCGGGGGCGTCGGCCTTGAGCTGCCCAACAGGCTTGGGCCGCTGCTTGATGGTCAGGTTGCCTTCTTCTGCAAAGGGAATGCACTCGCTGGAGCTGTTCTGGGAAGAGCAAGGGGACTTGGTCCCGTCGTCCCGCCCGCTCGGCGCCTCGTCCTCCGTGTCTGATCGGACGTCCTCGTGGCCGTGCCGCAAGGCCTCCGTCATGGTGACCGCAGATTCGCTAAACGTTCGTCTCCTGGGGAGGTTGCTTTCGAAGGCATGGCTCCTGCCGCTTGCGGCTTCGGCGCTGCTGGGCTCCCCTCCTGGAACGGAGTTGCGTGAGCAGGTTCTGCTGGCCCCACCCTGAGCCGAACCTGAGGACGTTGAGGACTGGAGCGGCCGGGCTGGGCTCCCGTTGGGGAGAGGCCCGTCAAGCGTGGCTGGCGCGTTTCTCACAGGGCCCCCCTGATCGAGAGCGTGATCTCCTCCCTCCTGGGCTGGCGAGGGCCCTTTCTGCACCACTAGGCCCTGCTCGTACTCCGCATCGACAGCCTGAGCGCTGGAGACAGAGCTGAGGCGCttgggcggcgggggcggcggacCTTTCCTCCTGGCCCGGATGGCAAAGGACTGACTGCGCAAGACCTTAGCGTCCGATGGCGGCTGCATCCGCGGCACCTGGCTCCGCCCCGGCCGCCTGGTGAGGGTGGCGTACGAGCCCACCGAGCTACTGGGAGGCAGCTCCTCCTCTTCCGTCTCCCCGTCGGACAGGGCGTAGCGGTTCAAGCTGTGTGAGCGCTTTTTGTGCTTGAAGACCTCGCCGCCGTGTGGCTCGGCCCCAGGCCTTGGGGGCCCATGGGGCAGCTCCGTGGGGCCGCAGTGGGAATGGAGGTAGGAGAAGGCTTTCTGGGCTGTTGACTGCAGGAGGCTCCTCTGGGCGGAGAAGTGAGCTGGGGCCTTAGCCTGCTGAGGCACAGGAGGGGGAGATGGCTGGGACTTCAGTGACACGTGGGGGTACATGAAGACATATGGGGCTGTCCCCCTGCTGGCCATGTGGGGGGAAGTGCAGGGAGATGTGGCCGGCGCTGGGCTTGGCGCCTCCAGTGGAGCCGGCTGGGGAAGGAAGTCCCCTTTCATAGCGCTGGGCCTTTGGTACTGATCCATGCCCTCGGGCAGATTCCTCTCCCTCAGGGGGCTTCCTGTGCAACTGTTCGAATAGCAGTTGACGCCGTCTGGACTGCTGAGCTGGGGAATGAATTTCCCATAGCTATCCAGGCCGGGCCGACCCTGGGGGACGGCGGTGTTTTCCACGAGGCGGGGCTGGGTGGAAGAGCgtccgccgccgctgctgctcccgctgctgctgccgccgctgcccaggCTTTCCTGCGAATGGCTGGAGGTGGTGCTTTGGGACAGCATGTTCTCCTGGGAGTGCCCCGAGCCCCTGGACCGGACCCCGATGCTCTCTTGGCTTCGTGACATGCCTTGGGTGTTCTTGATGGTCAGCGTCTCCTGGCAGCTGTTGGACATGGCCGTCTGGAGCTCGTAGCTGAGTTCGCTGTCCTGGAAAGTGGTCAacttgggggtgaggggagagtggCACTCCCCGTTCTCCACCGCCTCTATGGTGACGATATCCAAGGCGCCAGGGATCTTGCGCCTCAGAGTGCTGGTGTCAGCCTGGCTCAGGCTCTTGCGCAGGTCCGCCAGCTTCTTGACAGCCAGCATGATCTTCTTTTGGTGGCCTGCAGGTGGCACAAGAGAAGCAAAAACCGAGctcagggattgtgggaggggAGCCTTATCGCTCTATCCCAAAGCATTAGCCAGGGGGACCATGGCCGCCTGTCTCATCCCACGCCAGCCCTCGTTCATCCAGGCCGTCACATACACCTTAGACGAAAGGAGCAGGCCCTCTTTTTGgtagtaaaaaatagccaaaggcaagggcagaaccaggtaatcttctacaataatattattagtaaaagttttattgaagtgccaggtgcctatgcgtttcgaacgcagttgcgttcttcctcagggctttataacgttcgtgcagttgtctgcacgaacgttataaagccctgaggaagaacgcaactgcgttcgaaacgcataggcacctggcactttaataaaacttttactaataatattattgtagaagattacctcgttccgcccttgcctttggctattttttactcccctacggggttttccttgtttTCACACCTCTTTTTGTTATACAGGCATTAACCTGATATAGCACTGAATAGGAGAACCACAGAAGGTCCATGTCCACAGCGAGCCAGTGGGGTGTAGGGATTAGAGAGTTGGattggggagacccgggttcaaacccccacttggctatgaagatGGCTAAGTGGCCATCTCTTACTCTAATCTACAGGGCTATCATGaggataaaaatgtgtgtgtgtgtgtgtgtgtgtgtgagagagagagagagagagagagagagagagagagagagaacaccacaTATAccaccttgaactccttggaggagagttgggatataaatgtaatagatcattttttaaaaaaagtagtatgATCAAGAAACCCAAATTCTACATTTATAACTAATTGCGCAAACTGCAAGCTTGTCAGCTTGTTTTATCTTTTAGAACTTCATCATGGACCAGCTTTATTTGTATCCAGGGTCTTCCTTTTCCAGTGCCCAAAGGGACCTGTGTGTGATACATGACCCACAATAAGATCTTTTTCCTGCATCTCTTTGAATGACTTGTTCTCTGGAAcctttaagatttatttattccttGTTTTGCAGACCACGTTTTCTGAAATTCTGGACAAGGCAATGGGAGAAGTGCTGAATGAAGCAGGGGAAAGAGGGAtttgcaggaggagggagggagggagggaggggctggctGGACCAGGGGAGGAAAGACACTGGACTGTCTGTTTGAAGTAGGTCTCTGGTTGTGTGCCCCTGATAACTTCTAAGTGTGGCTGGCCGGGGAGAGAGCCAATCGGCATTTTTGGACAATGCTCACGGATGGGGGCTCTCTTCCCCCTGCCAAAACAGGCATCCAATTACCCTGGGAATTTGGTTCAGAGCCAAATACCACACTAATTGTTGCCTCCAAAGAAGGGGGCAAGAtacccccctttctccccctcttcgTAAGGGCTGCCTTTGGCAGGGAGCCAGTCTAAAGTTGACGGGGAGGCCTAGCTGGCTAACATGGGAAAAAGTCCTTCCTCATCAAATCAGACTATgaaagaaggtgggaaggaaaCGCTCCAGGGAAGCGCTGGGACCTGCTGCCTCCTCTTCTACTGGAGCTCCTGCAGCCTGATCTTttgtggggggaagaaggagggaagaaggatCAAGCTAAACGTTGTTGCTGCCCTGAGGCTGACACACAATCATTCCTCTATGAAACAGGCGGTGGAGAAAGACAGTTTCCAAGCCCCAACTAGAAATCTAGAGCTGCCTTCCTAGCAAAGCAAAGGGGAATGTTGTTGCTGCCCTTGTCAGAGGAAACAAAATGGGAGTGCGggctatatataaaaaagtggtCACTGGTTCTAATAGGGAGTGATCACCAGAACATACAGTATCTTAGTGCCAATCGGCTtgccatgtgcaccagttgctggggaacatgggtgggagagtgctgttgcaccatgtcctgcttgttcatccctgtccaatggctggttggcccctttgtgaacagagtgctggactagatagacccttggtctgatccagcatcagggctcttcttaggttcttatgtcttTAGGATGCAAACACTTCACAAGTTAGACTTCCTCCTCATGTGCAGGTCCAGATAACACTAATTTGGGGGTGATTAATTTCACTATTTCCAATCACTGAAGCCATATTGTGAGAGGGGTGTGAGAGGGCTGGCAGAGATTAATGAAAGACGTGCAGCCCATGAGCTGGAAATGTAGGAGAATGTCCCACAGCGAAAACGTTTTCTAGAGGGGTAGCCACAtttgtttgttgcagcaaaaacaataaagcaactaagactgggttcagacaacacaataaccaatggtggtttaaatagttgacagttggttatttaaccctccatgggttatcatgttgggTAGAAGAAGttgtttttaaccaacggttggttatttgtcTGAAATAACCCATGCAGATAACCAATGCCatacagagttggctatttgaaccactattGGTTGTCGTGTTgcgtggagggcaccgttggtcatttcctcagccaccattggttattacttcagccacagagttgcgaggcaagagcagtcaaagcagtggctgccgctctagtccagctggcaggatagattttcagcagcaatggctgatgggatactagcgggaggactgaggggaggagagagggtgggggatgagtgattCAACGcggcgtggactaatagtcaactcagcgctgatcctaatccacaccatggttgattattatcatgctgTGAGGGGAGTACcctctagataaacaactgttgactaCCTCACTGTTGACTATTCTGTTGTTTGAGcaattgagttgattattaccccaccgtggactattgtgttgtctgaacatagcctATCACATTTATTACAGCATAAGCTTTTTTGGACTGccgttcacttcatcagatgcattaaaTGCTGTCCTGAGTTGCCAGTACATACACATGTGGTTGGGGGTGAGGGAgtaatactgggagttgtaggactttttctctgtctgaacttgaataggactgcacccttaatagatttttttctgGTCAGAAGAAAgatgggagcggggggggggggttgggggaacGGGAGTAGAAGACAACAAACTCTCAGAATGAGGCAAGCAACGTGTCCGGAAGCACCCATCCCTGGACAAAGACTCACCTCAACTGCAGCATCATTGGAACAtatgaacctaagaagagccctgctggatcagaccaagggtccatccagtccagcacgccgttcacacagtggccaagcagttgtCGGCCAGGGACCCCACAATCAGGGCACTCATTCATAAACCGAGCCTTGGCTGCTGAGCTGAGATGCAAGGGAGACTATTATATGAAGCAGAATATCATACGGATGTCGTTTACCCCCAGTCACAGCCCCTGGCATGTCATGTTCGAAAGGAGCGGGCAGAAAGCCAGACATCCCCAGCGCCCCTGTGGCCTGGTTgtctcccctcctttctcctcaCCAAGCTTGTTGACGCCGATCTCCTGCAAGTCCTCCCAGGTCAGGTCAGTCACGATGCTGATGGAGTCGTAGCCGTTGCTCACCAGCTTCTTGTGGTATTGGGGCAGCCCGATGGCACTCAGCCACTCCATCAGGTCATCCTAGAAAAGAGCACAACAGTGATGAGCTCTTAGAAGTGAATCCTTCTGTTGCTGCTATCCACGTCTGTGGTGCCTGGAAGAGCTTAGAACAGGGGTAGCGATCTTCTGTCAGGCCAAGGGCCACGTTCCATTTTGGAGGAAGGGGCCACCGAGCCACAGGCAAATGGCCAAAATAGTCCCCTATCTTTTTTGCTATATCTTtgaagatttataggagccaattTTTGGTAAATAATTACTATTAGATCAAATTTTGGGGCTCAAGGTGGGGGGAGTACTAATAGGTACTTGGAAATCCTTGTACCTGGggcataaattattatttttaaaaatttgcatttttaaaaaaaatctgtataaaaTTCTTGATGAAGACCTTGTGGGTCGAAACAGGTTTGGAATCTATGTTTGTTGTAtgtttgtggaccattctgttcatatcttaagtgtacatatttgctttatgattaaataaatatattttctatggacacaattttatttcaacaggcaTACTTACACCagaatttgatatattgtttctaatcagtttccttaaacctattttcttttcaggtttttttttgggctaagataatactttttaaaaaaatcaaaatagaaaGGTGCCAGAATGAAAGATACCTGGcataaagctcttgctgccagtcactaaagccttaggagaggtatttcaaccttttcaaatggaggcaaatactgcacaaaagctgagagatCACCAAACTCTTAATGGTTGTAGGGAAAGGGTTGAGACTAGGAGAAAGGGGTCTGGATTTGGTCCTTGGGGctgagcttccccacccctgagctagAAAATTATTTGAGTAGGTCTTGGAAGGGACACAGGTCAGAGCATCCATAGGCAGAAAGAATTGGTTTATAAATGCCACCAATCACCTGCAGAGGATTGCATCCAGGGGTGTTGATCCACCAGCAGACATGAGTCATTGGCTAAACAAAAATTTCCTCTTCCCCACAGCCCCGCcctgccccaaatctgctctggatgaTTGGTTGGGGGACTTTCCAAAGCAGATTTGCTGGGAGGACGAGAGGATGGGGAAATCCTGTTGCATaagtggaataatgggctgaagttacaggaagccagattctggctggacatcaggaaaaacttcctgaatgttagagcagtacgacaatggaaccagttacctagggaggttgtgggctctcccactctagaggcattgaagaggcagctggacaaccatctgtcatgtatgctttaaggtggattcctacattgagcagggggttggactcaatggctttataggtcccttccaactctactattctatgattcggctCATATGAGGGTTGGATCCAATCCACAACTTACAACAGCCACTTAAAGTATCCCAAAGTCCCAAATTTAAATCCCATTTCAGTCAACAAGCATCTTGGGCTACCCACTACCTCTCAGCTGAATCTACTTCACAGGATCATTCTGTgggtaaaatggggggaaagctaCGTTTGGTGCCCTGAGCTCATTGTAGACGGGCCAGACATAACAGAAATGTcataatggggaggaggaggaggaagatgaagacGATGAAGAATCATCTCTGGCAGTGAGTGTCAGAGCTATTATTGTGACATGCTCTAGCTGCTCCTGctcatgcaatttggaatggGTGGGGAAAGCCTGGGCAGTGGTCCTGTTAGCAAGACGTAGCATGTGACATTCTATTGATGATGATGTctataataataatggtcttaCATAGagctttaaaaacatttgaagtatAGTCCACAACAACCCTCTGTAGTAGATTACTATCAGCTCCATTTTTCAGATGGGTACCTGAGGAAGGgaaactttgggcctgttcagacaacacactaagccatggttaggccactaacccttttgcagcaagtggttagtgagcatgtttaaaccatggttatgtagccaccatggttaggaatggttcacacgacacactaaggccacagctagacctaaggtttatcctgggatcatccagggttcgcccctgcctgagcactggatcccctgtgtgtcacctagatgaacaggtttgacccctgcacgatccagggataaaccttaggtctagctatggcctaagtcatggttcacacaacatgcctttttatattgcctttttaatgttttaactttatacttgttatattttatggtttttcattgtgcactgcccagagagctttggcggatgggcagtataaaaatgtaataaataaataaagtttagctcaaaacacttaaccaccattgtttagcatgttgtctgaacagggtcagagactTGGTCAAGGTGACACAGCAAGGAGAACTGGGCTTAAATTCAACTCTTCCACATCTAACACTGTGGCCATGTGAGCTATATTTTGGAGCCACACAGCTGTTTGCTGTTTGCTTAAGAACCCCATAAACCTTTCTGTAGCCTCCCGCCAAATATATAAGCCCTGGGGCACACCCTGCTCTGCACACTCACAGGGATGTAACTTGGGAGCCATTCAGCAATGCTGAGCTGTCCAATCTCCGTAGAAATTTTCTTCCTGTGGCCTGGCTTGGTCACTCCAATGGCTGTGAGatcctggggagggggaaaaagtggCACAGGTTTAATATGTTAATTAAACCTGTTAATCTACTcccaggcatatttatttatttatttatttatttattacatttctataccgcccaatagccggagctctctgggcggttcgcataTGCCTGACACTTGGCCTAGAATGAGGAGCTTGGAAACTATATGCAGCGCATGGTCTGCTCCTGGGAAGGGAGAGGCGAGTTCTCCCAAGCTCTAAGTGATGATGAATGTATGATGGCCGGGAAACCAAAAGGCTTGCTCCCCTCCATTTTGCTCAGCACGCACCCACCCTGGCTTTCCTGCCTTACCTCCGGAGTCATACGGCTGATTGTAGGCACATCGTAGCCTGCATTCAGGAAGTTGGCTGTGTAGCACTCCAGCTGGAATTCACACAGCCAGTTGTAAATGGCTTCAGCATCCTGGGGAGGAGAGACCTTTGTGAAAGTGGTGGCGTGGCACGAGAGGGAGTGGGAAGGGCTTATACATCCCCGCAATCGCTTCCAGAGACAGCGATGGAGTGCGTGACTCCACATATCTCACCCCTGTTGCATCCTCCCATATCATCATGCCAGTGGGAGAAATGCAAACATAGGCCCTTCAAGGGTGGTTCCAGTTTCCCAGCCTCAGACATACGTACAACACTCAATTCTAGTACCTTCCCCTCCAGGAGTTGTTCTGGGCGTATATACTGATGGGAGAAGATCCTGTCGCTGGCGTTGCAGTTGGAGAGGTTCTGGTGCGCCAGGGTCCCTGCAAGGGGTCAGAGCAGAGTCAGAGCAGGCCCCAGAGCTTTGGGTGGAAGCAGTCACCCAGGGCACAATCACCCAGGGAGCCCCTGCTGCCCACACAACCTTCGTTTGTCTCAATGGGGCTTGTCTGGGAGCTGCAAACCAGCCATACGGATGGAAATGAACAAAGGCTGCGGCGGCTCTTTCTGATTTGTGCCGTGGAGGAGTTTCATAGGTAAGCCAAAGGTGAACCGCAGGCTTTAGTTAGTTTGTTtaatttctatcccgccctttCTCAAGGGCGAGTACACAATAGTTTGGGGCCGGGTGGCGgagaaaatcacaataaaacagaatATCCAATTTCATGTGTAAATAATGTAGAAATTAAAAATTCCTCTGAATTGCCCTTGCAAGGGGCAACCCAGTCTCTCCTCTTACCTTGCATGGGATTTGTTTGTCCATTGTGAGAATTCGAACCCAGGAGGTGCTGCTGCAGATCCTCACCACCAGGCGAAAGTGGCTGCGTAAACAGGAGCAAAGGCTGGGTCATAAATAGGACAATGTAGCTTTCCTGCACGCTCAGCGTTTTGCACACAGCGTCAGTGAAGCGATTGCAGCTTAATCTTTCTCCCACCTCTCATCTAGTTGAGCACTGAAAGGTACGTTATTTCTAACAACCTTTGCATTTCCATATATGAACACCATCTATCTACCACAGCCTGCCCCAGCCTtgggtcctccaggtgttttggtctacaactcccaggattcttgaaCCATCAGCCATgcagtctggggctgatgggtgttgatgtccaaaacatctggagggcaccatgttagggAGGGCTGATCTTCAGGCAGATTCACGGTGTTAAGAACTTAGAGGAAGCATTGGCCGACTGGGAGGAGATCGTGACATGGCGtgcgtttgggggtggggagcagaaagAGCATGGGGGGAAGTTTTTAGGCAAATAGcatagccccccaccccacccacaccactTACCTTCGCATTCTCAATGAGGATTCCAGTGGTTTGCCCATTGGTGCCTTCAGTACTCTGCCCGCTGCCAGCACTCCTGATGCTGCCAATGCTGCCCTCGCTGCCCACGCTGTTCCGGTCGCCTGCTGTTTAGAAGGAGAGGAGAAATTTCAGCATGGGGGctgcagatggggtgggtggagtggggtggggtgggggtggggaagaaggctgTCCTGTTGCCCAGGGACAACTAGGCAAGCGGGCCAAGTTCAGCGTGGGAGGCGTCTGCTGGTAGTAGCAGCCTATCATGGCCTCTGCTCCAGAGGCCTTGGGTTTTCCTGCAGGCTTTGCCACAGAGCACCTGGGTAGGCTCCCCTGGCTGCCAAGGAATGCCGCTCCATGACTTCTTCCCTGCAGGGACATGCAGTGATGGTGATCCCacctccccccagccccaatgAATCAGGCTGGGAATTGCTCCGCTTTCACAGAAGCATCAAGGCAGAAGGTCCATCTCACGCCAGATCGgacagagggaaagggggaaggaagggacacAGTGACAGCTAGGGAGCAGGTGGGACGGCATGCGGTGG
This window of the Elgaria multicarinata webbii isolate HBS135686 ecotype San Diego chromosome 3, rElgMul1.1.pri, whole genome shotgun sequence genome carries:
- the CASKIN2 gene encoding caskin-2 isoform X2 translates to MMGREQELIQAVKNGDVPGVQKLVAKVKASKSKLLGSTKRLNVNYQDVDGFSALHHAALVGSLELISLLLEAQATVDIKDINGMRPLHYAAWQGKMEPVRLLLRAAASVNMASLDGQIPLHLSAQYGHYEVSEMLLQHQSNPCLVNKAKKTPLDLACEFGRLKVAQLLLNSHMCVALLEGQSKDTSDPNYTTPLHLAAKNGHKEIIRQLLKAGIEINKQTKTGTALHEAALYGKTEVVLLLLQGGIDVNIRNTYNQTALDIVNQFTTSHASKDIKQLLRGILKVRALKDFWNLHDPTALNIRAGDVITVLEQHADGRWKGHIHDSQKGTDRVGYFPPSIVEVISKRTGLTLPRMVPLHPCQSLAKGQQVATAATPPGGLQPHTDASPPVLPQASLGLPAACSHLALTRTAPVAESPAGDRNSVGSEGSIGSIRSAGSGQSTEGTNGQTTGILIENAKPLSPGGEDLQQHLLGSNSHNGQTNPMQGTLAHQNLSNCNASDRIFSHQYIRPEQLLEGKDAEAIYNWLCEFQLECYTANFLNAGYDVPTISRMTPEDLTAIGVTKPGHRKKISTEIGQLSIAEWLPSYIPDDLMEWLSAIGLPQYHKKLVSNGYDSISIVTDLTWEDLQEIGVNKLGHQKKIMLAVKKLADLRKSLSQADTSTLRRKIPGALDIVTIEAVENGECHSPLTPKLTTFQDSELSYELQTAMSNSCQETLTIKNTQGMSRSQESIGVRSRGSGHSQENMLSQSTTSSHSQESLGSGGSSSGSSSGGGRSSTQPRLVENTAVPQGRPGLDSYGKFIPQLSSPDGVNCYSNSCTGSPLRERNLPEGMDQYQRPSAMKGDFLPQPAPLEAPSPAPATSPCTSPHMASRGTAPYVFMYPHVSLKSQPSPPPVPQQAKAPAHFSAQRSLLQSTAQKAFSYLHSHCGPTELPHGPPRPGAEPHGGEVFKHKKRSHSLNRYALSDGETEEEELPPSSSVGSYATLTRRPGRSQVPRMQPPSDAKVLRSQSFAIRARRKGPPPPPPKRLSSVSSAQAVDAEYEQGLVVQKGPSPAQEGGDHALDQGGPVRNAPATLDGPLPNGSPARPLQSSTSSGSAQGGASRTCSRNSVPGGEPSSAEAASGRSHAFESNLPRRRTFSESAVTMTEALRHGHEDVRSDTEDEAPSGRDDGTKSPCSSQNSSSECIPFAEEGNLTIKQRPKPVGQLKADAPAPDSDSPQAQPSGEEQPGLPAQESSALEFNLTESDTVKRRPRCKEREPLQKVLKAFGVAAPPGPAATAPAPQYAQAQTVSISGPSLHVLEPPLPAGDALEDNSMEFQIAEIEKSILSLERGIKKPPVSLKPANPVPLQMERHGGLVQQKTAATATDPLAKHTSVASTKLVFSGPKTIYQQVLQNSRNTVAPWATAETGPEATGPYAVKLGLGSKPALSFGVPLSMRPLNTSADTILAQHRLEQTNSSLASTLEAAEKKITAEEADSHYGKAHSAKNILEDISNMFDDLAEQLDAMLD